From Thermococcus barophilus MP:
CTTGATAGACTGAATAAGATAAAAGACTATCTCTTAAAATTTGATCCAGATGAAAATGTTGAGAAAATTTTCTCAGAAGAAGAGCTCAATGAGCTTTTAGAATATCTGACAGCCCTAAGGGAGATGAAAGAGCATGAATTTTAAAGAGCTTGAAGAAAAGGCAGTTAAGTTTCGAGATGAAAGGCTGTGGAGGAAATATCACACCCCAAAAAACCTTGCCATTTCAATAACCGTGGAGGTTGGGGAGCTTTTAGAGCATTTCCAGTGGGACACAAACGAAGAAATTCTTGAGAAAGTTAAGAATCCAAAGATTAAAGAAGAGATTGGAGATGAAATTGCCGATATAATAATCTACCTCACGCTTTTGGCTCATGAGCTCGGCATTGATTTAGATGAAGCTGTTGAAAGAAAGCTGAAGAAAAATGAGGAAAAATATCCAGCAAGGGAAATAAGGCTACAAGAGATCGTCGAAGAACTTGGAGGAGAAATAATTGAAGTTGGAAAAGAGGTTAGAAGCGTTAAGCAGGTTACAAAGCTCTTAAGAGTCAAACCAGAGCAGGTTGTCAAATCCCTGGTCTTTATCAGTGAAAAAGAGCCAATTTTGGTCATAGTTGATGGAAAGTCCAAAGCCAGCGTAGAAAAGCTCACAAAATATTTTGGCAGAGTTAGAATGGCAAATAAAGAAGAGGTCGAGAAAATCACAGGATACAAAGTTGGAGAAGTTCCACCGGTTGGGATTTCAATTAGGACAATAGTTGACAAGAAAGTCCTTGAAAAAGATGTCGTGATAGCCGGCGGCGGAAGAATTGACCGCTTAATAAAGATAAAGCCAGAGAAAATTCTCGAATTTCAGAAGGGTGAAGTGCTGGACATCGCGGAATAAAATTGCAGCTAAGGAGTAAAGGCTTGCCTTAGCTTTTCAGTTTCCTCTTTGCTCATTCTGTTCTTAATCCAGCGTTCTTTGAGCTTTAAGTTCTCGTCTTCAACATCAAGAACTGCCTTTCTGACTCCTCCTCTCGGAAAGTTCGTGTCCCCCTCATATCGCGGAATTACGTGAATGTGAAGATGGGGAACAGTCTGCCCGGCAGCTTTTCCCAAATTTATGCCCACATTAAAGCCATCTGGATTTAAAGTCTGCTTTAGCTTTTCTATTGCAAGTTCAACCCCTCTGAGCAAGGCAATTTTCTCCTCAAAGCTCAGCTCTTCCCATTTTTCCACATGCCTC
This genomic window contains:
- a CDS encoding YbaK/EbsC family protein yields the protein MNFKELEEKAVKFRDERLWRKYHTPKNLAISITVEVGELLEHFQWDTNEEILEKVKNPKIKEEIGDEIADIIIYLTLLAHELGIDLDEAVERKLKKNEEKYPAREIRLQEIVEELGGEIIEVGKEVRSVKQVTKLLRVKPEQVVKSLVFISEKEPILVIVDGKSKASVEKLTKYFGRVRMANKEEVEKITGYKVGEVPPVGISIRTIVDKKVLEKDVVIAGGGRIDRLIKIKPEKILEFQKGEVLDIAE
- a CDS encoding HIT family protein; this encodes MKCPFCNASPEVLLYEDDLIRILIDSYPANRGHLLVTPKRHVEKWEELSFEEKIALLRGVELAIEKLKQTLNPDGFNVGINLGKAAGQTVPHLHIHVIPRYEGDTNFPRGGVRKAVLDVEDENLKLKERWIKNRMSKEETEKLRQAFTP